A window of Salvia splendens isolate huo1 chromosome 8, SspV2, whole genome shotgun sequence genomic DNA:
atcgccggtaacccccggctgccatcccgggcatcatctgctgccacgggtacatgttgtagtacccgggcatcggaccccatacaCTCCCAAGGGTAccggggagtttgagacccgctcgtcattggagtaccttcgttgttgttctccatttcacgttgttgatctcgtacagaaattaagatagagagagtactcgttaaaacaagtggtgcgaatgaaaatggcatgcaaagcgcgtatatatagtgtttcgaaaattaaaaaaaaaaaaattcgttcGCCGATTGCTCGCCGGTCCGgtgcctgcaatggcggcgagcggaccggcgagcgcatcgcctagcgctcgcgaatcggcgtgcgcttgccaattttttcgccgaaatagcgctcgccggttacaatggttcggcgagcgaaccggcgagcgccggagatcggctagccgatccgctcgccgccattgtggatgctcctACAGACCGTTCCAGTGTAATATTAATGCATCTGACTCGTCAACAAGTATATAATACAACTATTACAGTATTATTTAAAATGCATATCACACAATAAACCATGGTAAGCAATAATTGAGTTTTGGGAATAAATTAACCGTGGTTAACTTTTAGCAATAATGCATCAAATGTTGTCCTTAATTCAATTAGTGGATCAAAATTCTAAGCCTAAGTTTGAACTCTAAGAAAAATTGCGAGTAACAAATGGTATGTTTTATGGTAATTTATTGTCGGCGTAGTTGATCAGTTGACATTTTTAGTAGTCATTAAGTACCTATTAATTATTAATGACGCAACACCAGAAAAGTTTGCCTCGCAACTAACTTATCTATGTTTGTTCAATTATAAATTCCTATCCATTTCcaatttaataaagtatgtataATTAgagatcatatatatatatatactgcaAATGGATCAATTCGCTTATCCCGCAAATCCAAAGCAACAAACCAAAGAGAAGAAAAGGCTGAGTGAGGAGCAAGTGAGGCTATTGGAATGGAATTTCAACTTCAATAAGAAGTTGGACTCCGACCACAGGTCCCGCCTAGCACTTGAGCTCGGTATCCTGCCTAGGCAAGTGGCGATATGGTACCAAAACAAGCGGGCGCGTGACAAAATCCAAGGGCTAGAGATGGAGCACAAGGGCTTGCAGATGCAACTCGAGAGTGTGTTGATCGATAACTCGAGGCTTAGGAAGGAAGTAGAGAGACTCAAGGTGGGGATAACTAGGGCCCAAGGTGCCACCAGGACCACCTGCACCTCTTTCAACTTTGGAGTCTCATCACATGTACGAGACCCGTTTTATGATTAGTATTAATGTGATACAGATCTTgagtatgaaatatttttttcacGATGCTATATTTTATGTTAAGCTGAATATAATATATATcgtgataaaaatgaaaaaaattacaatCCACTTTAGAGTTTACATTGAAATGAATATCTTGAGTATCATATTTTACTTCCAAACTTTTTGTGATCAATATtcttaaatgtatttttttttcttcttttccatgTTTGATTAATATATATATCATAAAAACTAGACCCCAACTCTAAATCCTATCCGACTAAGTGGTTATTTTTTATAAACTTCTATTGAGAAAAATTCATGTTAGTATATATGAACTCTgctgtttttatttattttcaaattcaaaaaatcattcTATAGGGTActgttttttatataaaaaatctgTGTCGTTACAAAAGTTCCTACTTTTAGGAAACAACGGGATATTTTAATTGTAAACTTGAATTCagttatttaatattatattattaatttaattttatttttatgcagttgtttattttataaaaattatcatTGAAGTGTCATATCATATATCAAATTTAccaaataaagtagaagaatATGCAATGGTTGCATCTAGAATCAACATAAACCCAAATCTATCGGATCCGGGTTAGTTCTAGTCGAATTGCATGCTATTCgaattataattttatcggTTCAAAACTTTAATGTCAACATTCCTCTAAAATTAGAGAACGATTTGGATCAGCCCACTAATTTCAAATTGGACTCAGATCcatgttttaaaatattgtttctAGTCTCTACTTTAAGATAGATAttcgaattatattttaatcgGTTAAAAGCTTTAATGTTAACATTCCTCTAAAATTAGAGAAAGATTTGGATCAGCCCACTAATTTCAAATTGGACTCAGATCCATAGTTTAAAATGCTGAGATGtttttgtctctcttttatGCGAATAACATACGCATTCGTGGAAATTTTCCGCTAAAGAGACTACTATATTTAGAAAATCAAGactgtgttttgatttttgaactATTCCTTTACTTGATTGTTACGTTCAACTTGAATTTCAATTACTTAATTATAAACTTGTTTATAAATCAAGTAGATCCAATTATTACAATCTGAAGTCACTTAATTTTAAACTTGTTTATAAATCAAGTAGATCCATTTTTTTACCCATTATACACACGACCTCAAATGTGCGGGAGTGGGTGTCTTTAGTTGATGAAAGGACATTACTTCACAACATAAAGTCGAACCAATGGAGCAATAATAATATTGTgactataatttaatataatatttcatTATCTTGGTTCCCTTTCTTTCATTATCCTAATATAGTGGACTGTGGacctaacaaaataaaaattttaggCTACAAATCTTTATATGGGGATTCGATAAGTGTTTTTTGACACCCTCTCGTGGGAAGAGCGATTCagaattgaatttaaatttatagtatCTAATAATATATCTGTGATATAAGTAACTCTTATTAATATACTTTCGTATTCAAATAGTAGCATTTCATAGCGCGATAATGCTAATTACTTATATTGCTATATTTCCGATATTCTCATAGTAACTTAATGCTCACTGATTTGAGTAAAATTTTAAACGGAGTTAATATTcttattgttttcattttttaaagaaaatgccTCACTTTTTTTTTCGGTATTTCACTAAATAAAGATTACCTATTTCAAAAATTGTAAATACagagtagtagtattaatttttgttcTCTCTTTTTATACGAGTAGTACTAACTAAAATAAGTGTATAAaatctctctcatttttttaaaaatatgatcAACGAATTCAAAGTTGGAGTGACGTAATCAAATTTTCAAGAAAAATATGATTACGTTTGAAATTACGTAATAGTCATATTAAAGAGGCAACAATAGGTTTCGTAAGCCCACCTCGAATGGTCATCAATTCATTATCAACCAATTCCATGTATTTACAGTTTTTAGTTGACCTCCCTACACCACCATTTTGAAATCTCCCTTTTTCGTTTAATTTTTAAGAGACCAAACATTATCTAATCTGTAATGGTGGTGGTTATTAATttgatttctttattttttttgaagtttCTAGTTCCATTTCAATTTCACCTACATCAAAGAGAACtttaaatcaaatcaaatttataaCTTATTCTAAATTTGTATCTCCTCGTTTGTCATAACTTTAGGTAGTGTTCGGTTTGTTAGACAAGATAACGGTAAATACAAtatgggataaactaaaatgaGATTATGTAAGATTTAATTGATGGAAATAAgatttttgaaattataaagaCAAACCATGATATATTATTATGGATCGAACTTCAAAATAACAACCTAAAAGACTCTAGTTCTAATTAATCTCGAACAAACTAAGGCTGTGAAAGATTAGGTCCAAAAGAAATACTCCTACTAACAATTCCAATTATCAATAGTTTTTGCCCTCATTTTGAAAAGGCAATTCCGATTGTGGCAATCTAGAGATTGTGAACCGGCCAATTAAAGTCAACTTGGGATTAGTGGATTTTATAGAAAGTAATATTAATTGTACGAGACGCGTTATTTTGATTGTTGTTCCTCCcctcaaaaaaaggaaaaaagacagaaaaaataattaaatactagtagtagaatttattaaaacaatTCCCCACTAGATTGGTCAACTCGCAATAACGACATTTGGAATTGGTAGTATACATAAACGAGCAAATAACATTTTGGTTACGTAATTGACGATTTGATATCGGCCTACTCAACAATACATTTTGGTCTTATCATCATTACACGTTATTATCACTATTCATTACTTTCATGTACTACATAGTAAAGACTTAACACTGATTTTGgtaatgaaaattaaattagtggagtatatattaataatatacgGGGACTCGTGAATCATATTTTGAAAGATATCCTGGGTTCATATATTAAAAAGTGTGTTTTGACTTTTGagattatttttattgtaaaatcatatttatgaggaaataaatataatgccattcatttttcttttacaTTCTTTTAATTATATTCCAATTTTAGATTTTGATTTATCATATTTACATTGTCTGATTTTAGGCTAAAATTTGTGGGCTCATACCTCACTTTTTGATATCACAATACTATCTAATCATTCAATTAATATTATCTCTTAAatcattaataaaaatgaaaaatattttgaaatgagACTAATGTGTATCAAAATAGAAACATAAGCTGTCTTCACATGACCAAAGTCATCCTAAAATTGTAAAATACcaagtaaataaaattagaatgtCATAAATCTGTTATACTTATTTAACATCGACCAAATCGACCAAATCGACCAAAGTCTAAAGTTATTATCTcttcaataaatataaaatattcgAAGCCATGAAATATTCACCAAAATCCATCAAAAATGGTATTAGCCAAATAAAACAACACCAAAAAAGCAACATAAAAACTAATAAaggataaaatattaaaatcagtTAATGTACGTACAACAAACGATAACAACACACACCAGTAATATCACGTCGAACATCCTCTTCTAGAAGAAGTATTGATCGCTTGCAACACACACCATATCCAAACAAATTGTACTCACAAAGTGAAAAACATAATCTtcccaaaactaagaaatctaataacaacaaaaaacaataaaatcaaGAAGATAAAATATCCTAAACTTGTTGATGTCAATTTTATTGAGAGATTAAAAGTGTTTTATAATTTGTACCAATCTCGACGAAGTAGGTAATTTATGAACGAAAAGATTCATTCAATTTATCAGAGCCATATATATCTAAGGTTCAAATATCATCATATCTTGAGCAAAGTAAGCCTAAACTCTAAACAATAAATAGTTACCCTAGAGTTGTAAAACAACATATAATAAAACTAGCTAGAGTGTCTTTAACTATGTTATTAATATGACAAGTAGTGTAGATTGGAAATGAGATAGTTATCTGAGTTTGACTAAATGAAAGGTGTTTAATTCGTTTAACAGGTGGTAGTATTATTTTGAAATGTATAGAGCCTATTGGCCTGTTTGTCAGACAATATGTGCGTCTCTGATAATAACACtatatgcattatatagtaTATTAGTATTACTTTATAATACAcaaaatgaatcaaatgatACATCTAGAAAACGTAAAATTGTCCTAGCTGAGCGATTATTGAACAAGCTAGATTCTTAGAAGTGGCGTAAACGAGTTAAATGCCTATTACTCCATATTTCAAATAATCTGGATGCTGAAAGCAGAGAGCACAGGTTTATAACTTTATAAGCAAATTGAATAGTGTGATAATATCAAAATATCTTATATTTATTAAACACGTGTATTCAtgcatttttaatatattactcTTTTTAGTGAAATCACTAATCAGTCATTGAGATCACAGCCAAagaagttactccctccgtcccgctttagcagtcccggttgatcaatttcgggtgtcccgctttaggagttcCCGGTTGAACTCGGTAACATACAAATTGATGTCATTACAATTTTAAAACCAGGAAGCAAATTCTCTCCCCTCATTTCTCTCTCTGAAAGTACTCGCCCTTCCCTGAGAACCCTAGATCTGGAGAACAAGATCAGCCCCACTCCCGAACCCTGTGTTGAATCCTCCCTCTCTCGTGCTTAAATGGGAACCCTAAACCCACAATCTCCACAGACACCACCATCTCCGCCGCCAACACCACCATATCCGTCGGTCTATTGGTCATTCGAAAAAAGCTATGGGTCGACTGAGAGTGTGATCGCCACCCATGACTCCCCTATTCCAACGTATTCGTGGGAGAAAACGGACTCCATATCCATCGTCATCCCTGAAACTCAGTTCTCTGTGAACCCTAGCTGCTCCCCTCTCCCTCCGCTCTCTCCGTCGGCCGATCTATCATTTAACTCAACCGTGGAGCCGGTTGACCTTGGTAGTGATGTCGACCCGTTCCCAATTTATGGCGTTGTCCCTGAAACACCACTGACGACACCAAAGGCTCGGTACACAGAGGAAGAGGAGCGTTACATTCGGTTTATGGCCATTCAATTCCCATGTTTTTTAAAGCTCCTCTAAATCTGTGAGTATGGTTTTCAATTCTATGCATTTTGAGGGATTGGCCTTCGGGCATCACTGTGATGAAAAATTGCAACCTTTCTGATGTTTTGTGTTTAAGCCACCCCTATTTTTTTGGGTTTGGAGGTTTATACGCTATGTGGTGATTGTTCTGCCTTGGTGGTGTTTTTGGTTTGATGGTGTTGTGGTGTTATGGTGCTGTGAATTGGTTGATGGTATTGTGGATGGTGGTGTTTTGGGTTGGTGGTGTTGTGGCTTCTTTGTGTTGTGGGTTGCTGGTGTGATTGACTTGGTGATTGCTTACCTGCTGCTTCATTACATTGTGCTCCAATACTTGATGTAATTGAGTTGGTTCCTGGTCTTTTGGTTATTGCCTATGATATTAATGTGTGATGGTTAATTTGTTGGAGGATGAATACTTACCCAATGATGAGATTTCTCTGAAGGAACCTGGTTTTTTGCATTGTGCTTCATGATTGTTGATTGCTTGCTGCGTTTTGGTTCCTGTTGCTTACCCAATGATGAGAATGCTCTGATGGGATTCTTGTTTTACAAAAAGTATGCATTACTTAGATGTTCCTTACATATTCAATGcattacattaaaaaaactaaTGCAACAAAACCAAATGCAGCCTGAGTGATCTCTGTCCTAGTAGCCAAATGCAGTGGCCAGATCCCCAATGTCCTAGTATGGGGCCTAAGCTGTTTATCCTTTACCCACCTACAAATTGTAGTTTTACTAACTCCAAGCTTTGGTGCCATCACCCTATAGGAGGATCTTTCAAGGACAGAGAGTGATCTAACCTTTACTTCGtcaactttttttcttttctccacGTTTGTATCCTTTAACTTTTCCAACCATGTGTGCAGGTTCTCCATTCTCCATCATCTTTGTGGCTGCCTTCCAAAGTCTGGAAATGGTCTTCCTATTGACAGCAAAAGCTTCGGCTGCCTCACACACTGCTCCTTTTCGAAGAACACCACATTGACTGTTCTTCAGTAGATGCTGCACAATGTTGTTCTTCATGTTGGTGGTGAAGTATTGATTCACCCGCTGCTCCGCCATTCccgatgatgaaatttttctgagggATTCCTATTTTGAAACTAATGCAGTGTGCGTTTTTAGTGTTTTTGATGGTAGTGGTAGATGGAAGGAGAAAATGTAGGTGATGGAtgtatttatattgtgtttattgTACTTAAGATTTCAATGTAGAACTTCAAAATTTCCCTCCCAAAATTTAGGGAGGTTATTTTGGCAGAATGTATTCTCTCCATTTTGGTAATGAAAAATTGAATGTTGATTTCACTTAATCTTCTTTTCCCACTGTTTTGGCAGATTGTATTCCCTCCATTTtggtaatgaaaatttaaatttggtacCAACTACAGTAATTAATGTGTTGCATGgagttaaaaaaaatgaatgcaAGTGAACAGTCAGTCACTTTGGTGACGAAAATAAAAGCAAAAAAGTTGTTTAAAAGTGGGACCCAACCTCCActacatcatttatttattacacacttaaacactccttaaaacatgtgcccgactcaaccgggactgctaaagcgggacggagggagtactatataaaactTGTCGGTGACATTATCTTCATCTTTTAATTTGTACTCAATATTCGTAAAATTCTACTACTATGTGAAATGACATTGCTTAATTAAACCCCCTCCGTTCCcgaagagtatgcactatttcctttttcgttcgtccctaaagagtatgaactttcaattttagaaactatattctctctaatgaggtgagactcattctccattaacaataattaaaaaaactttctctatatatctcttactttaccaataatgcattaaaacccgtgccgaacccaaagttcatactctttgggaaccgagggagtagtacttacttcctttcctttttcagattaattttttaattacatcCCAAATAACTCTAatctcaaatttaatttaatgaaatcTTATGAACTGAATTACGGATATTCATGATCATATTTTATTTGACCAaccacatatatatagttgaaTACATGCCTCGGATAATATAAAGTTTTTTAACTTGACTAACTAGTTAGTTAATAAAATAATCCTTATACGATAATACATATATATCTAACACACTTAATTCACGCCACACTATAACTAAGAAAGTTTCTCTTTCTAATATCGGATTAAAAAGAGTGAAATTTATCAAGTAGAGCTTACGAAGTcgtcattttaaaaaaaaaaattaaaacatgagTGAAAATTCATACGTAGAAAGTTGAACTCAAGAAGATAATTGTTGCTATTCACGTAGAATTGCAACATACAAAGAAACCCTCGTCAATTAACATTTATAATTGGAATCCTTCAAATCACTAAATCGCAAAAACCGAAACTCATCTTGCGTTTCTCCATATATACTGTATACAaataatagatttttttttgaaGTGGATAGTCCTTCAGAAATGCCCTCAGAAACAATTTGGATAATGAGTGATTGATAAATAACCAAACTTTGTTTAATGCTTGATTCATATGATTCGAGCACCCACACTCTAATGTTTGGAGTAGTACCAATTCAATTTGATGATTAAAATTgagttaattatttaatcatttgTCCAATCCTATCAGTTTTTTAATTACATGCATCACACCAAGTCCCCTgattattttgataaaataatcaaatttaattaaatactgTAATCGTAATTGAGAAACATATGTATACACGATTTATTTGTTTTCACTAGTGACGACTTGGTCGTATAAAGTTTTATTTCACCTACATATTCAAAATTAGTTAGTAGTTTAATTTAGTACGTATTGGTAGTGACGCCGTCTTGATATTTATACACGCCATGATCTAAGATGAATATCTaaatcaaaattattaaaaattatagttGATGAAGACTCCCTATATAAACTAATGCAAACACTATGTACAAAAATCAACCCACGATTATCTACATCATTTTTCCGATCTCCATTTATGCTCTAGTCAATCTCGAAGTAAACGTTTtcattaaattgaaaaaagaaaaaaagggggaaaataGAGAGTATTAAATCGAAAGAGATCTCCGTCAAAGCCATAAAGCCCTAGCTTCTCTTAACCGCGGCACCAATTCGCCGGAGATATGAGCTCCCATCACCTGCTCCAGCCCTCCGAAAAGTTCTCCGCCGACGAACACGGCCGGGAACTGCGGCGCGGCGCCGACGATCCT
This region includes:
- the LOC121744234 gene encoding homeobox-leucine zipper protein ATHB-52-like; this translates as MDQFAYPANPKQQTKEKKRLSEEQVRLLEWNFNFNKKLDSDHRSRLALELGILPRQVAIWYQNKRARDKIQGLEMEHKGLQMQLESVLIDNSRLRKEVERLKVGITRAQGATRTTCTSFNFGVSSHVRDPFYD